CCACCCCGACCACCCGCACGAGCCGACGCGGCACGACCGGCTGGGCGAGAAGCTGCCGATCCGCATGCTGCACGACCGGGTGCTGGTGCGCATCGAGGGCGCCGAGGGCGAGCGCCGGTCGACCGGCGGCATCCTGATCCCGGCGACCGCGGAGCTCAGTAAGAGGTGCACCTGGGCGGAGGCCGTGGCCGTCGGCCAGAGCGTGCGCTCGGTGGAGCCGGGGGACCGGGTGCTGTACGACCCGGAGGACAAGCTGGAGGTCGAGGTCCGCGGCGCCACCTACGTGCTGCTGCGCGAGCGCGACCTGCACGCGGTGGCGGCGACCCGTTTCGGGGACACCGAGGGGTCGACCGGGCTGTACCTGTAGCGATCGGGCCCGTGGCGGCCGGCGGCGGTCTGCGCGTAGAGCTGTTCGCGGTCGGTGTCCGGCAGGCCGGACCAGAGCGGGGTGCGGATCATGCCGGCCCGGACGGCGTTGACCCGGATCGGGGCGAGTTCCACCGCGAGGGCCCGGCTCAGGGCCTCGATCGCCCCGCAGATGCTCGCGGCGACGCTCCGGCCAGGGCCGGGCCGCCGCCCGGCGGTGCCGGCCGGGCACCGGTGGGCGGGTGCACCCGGCGGCGGAACTCGCCCCGGGCGGTGCTTCGGGTGGGGCGGGATTGTCGGTGGTGGGCGCTAAGGTCCGGGCATGACGAGGCGTGTGCCGGTGATCGGTGATGGCGAGCGTCGGGCCCGGCTGGGGCGGCGGCAGGCGTTGGCTCCTTCGGCGCGGGCGGCGCGGGTGGAGGACGTGGCCGACGCGGTGGTCGGGCTGCACGCGACGGACGCGGCCACGGTGTACCTGTCGGCGTGCGCGCGGCTGGTGGTGCCCTCGGCGGCGGAGGTGGACCGCGCGCTGTACGAGGACGTGTCGCTGGTGAAGCTGCTGTCGATGCGGCGGACGATCTTCGCGGTGACGGAGGGCCTGGCGCCGTACGTGAGTTCGGGGGCGGCGCGGGCGATCGCGGCCAAGGAGCGGGCGACGCTGCTCAAGCACCTGCGGGACCACGCCGAGGGCTGGGACGAGGCGCGGCTGGCCGCGGCGGAGCGCGAGGTGCTGGCGGCGTTGGCAGTGCGCGGGGAGGCGACGACCAAGGAACTCGCCGAGGACGTCCCGCAGTTGCGCGAGACGATGCTGATGTCGGCGGGCAAGCCGTACGAGGCACGGCAGAGCGTGGGCAGTCGGCTGCTGCGGCTGTTGGCCTCGGACGGGCACGTGCGGCGCTGCCGTCCGCGTGGTTCGTGGCTGAGCAGCAGCTATCCGTGGGCGCTGGTGCCGCAGTGGCCGGAGGTGCCGGTGCGGGAGGCGAAGGCGGAGGTGGTGCGGCGCTGGCTGGGGGCGTACGGGCCGGGCACGGTCGAGGACGTGAAGTGGTGGACGGGCTGGACGCTGGGGGAGGTCCGCCGGGCGCTGGCGGACGTCGGTGCGCAGGAGGTGGAGCTGGCGGGCGGGGTGGCCGGGTTGGTGCTGCCGGGGGACGAGGCGCCGGTGAAGGAGCCCGAGCCGTGGGCGGCGT
The genomic region above belongs to Streptomyces sp. 1331.2 and contains:
- a CDS encoding GroES family chaperonin — translated: MLHDRVLVRIEGAEGERRSTGGILIPATAELSKRCTWAEAVAVGQSVRSVEPGDRVLYDPEDKLEVEVRGATYVLLRERDLHAVAATRFGDTEGSTGLYL
- a CDS encoding SDR family oxidoreductase, encoding MPPHPKHRPGRVPPPGAPAHRCPAGTAGRRPGPGRSVAASICGAIEALSRALAVELAPIRVNAVRAGMIRTPLWSGLPDTDREQLYAQTAAGRHGPDRYRYSPVDPSVSPKRVAATACRSRSRSST
- a CDS encoding winged helix DNA-binding domain-containing protein, with the protein product MTRRVPVIGDGERRARLGRRQALAPSARAARVEDVADAVVGLHATDAATVYLSACARLVVPSAAEVDRALYEDVSLVKLLSMRRTIFAVTEGLAPYVSSGAARAIAAKERATLLKHLRDHAEGWDEARLAAAEREVLAALAVRGEATTKELAEDVPQLRETMLMSAGKPYEARQSVGSRLLRLLASDGHVRRCRPRGSWLSSSYPWALVPQWPEVPVREAKAEVVRRWLGAYGPGTVEDVKWWTGWTLGEVRRALADVGAQEVELAGGVAGLVLPGDEAPVKEPEPWAALLPALDPAVMGWRGRDWYLRPEDVPGLFDRAGNAGPTVWWCGEVVGGWAQRADGEVVWRLFRDVGVAAERAVAAEAARLAGWLGEVRVTPRFRTPVERELVAGR